Within Bernardetia sp. MNP-M8, the genomic segment AATAAAAAAAACAAAGGAAGAAGAAAAAGCAGAGTGAGCTGTTTCATAGGAGTAGTATCAAACTCACTAATTAAAGTGAAGCTTTTATATAAAGTAAAGTATTTGAATCAGCCACACATCTTATAAATGAACAAGGCTTTTTATATTTATATAATCTTACAAACTGCTTACTAAGAGAGTAAATAAAAGTCTAAGATTAGTTTTTGTCTTTTTGAGTAAGTTTTGTGTACTATTTTTAAGCACTAACACAAAATACATCACAAAAGTATTAAAGATTATTAAGTAATCCAATAAAGTGAAGTAAAAAAATTGCACTTTTTAGAAAAACCTTTCTTTACATAGATAAAATTTTGATTTTTATTAAAAAATCAAAATTTTATATCCCTCTCTTAAATCCTATTTTAAAAATGCTCTTTGAGTTTTACGTGTTTGTAATCAAAACTTCTATTCTCTAAAGTCATAATAAAATTACCCTCGTAGCTTTTTTAGTTTCTTTTCCAGTTGTTTAATTATTTCTTGGGTAGCAACATTTTGCACCTTAGTTTGCTTTTGTAATTTTTGTATTAGTTCTGCTATTTCTTTTTTAGTTTCTTCAAACTGCTCTTTAGTAAGTTGTTTTTGTTTTTCTTTACGTTCTGTTTTAGGTAATAATGGTCTTACTTGTTTTATTACCTCTTCTAATGAAGGAGAATCAAGTATGAGTTTTCTACATTCATTTTTTGTCTCATCTGAAGTGTCTTTTTTTTGTAGTAGATGAGTAAGCTGTTCTATATTTTTTGAAGAGGTTTCATAGGTTAGTAGTTTATTTCGAACAGCTTTATCTTGTCCTGAAAGTAGATTGATAGCTCGGTAAAGTTTGGCTGCTCTCATGACTGTACTTTCAGAAATATTTTCTTCTTGTGCTATTTTTTCTTTGGTCTTACCTTTATTTTCTTCTTCTTCCATCAACATTGTAAAACGATTTGTTCCATGCATTCGTTTTTCAGTTTCATATTTTTGTCCAAGCAAATAACGGCGTTGTACTGAACTAATATTTCTTCTTCCCAATTGGTTATTTACCATCCAAATTTCCACTTCTGCTTTGTTCTCAAACTCCATTGTTTTATATGGAAAATCAAGTCCATGTTTTTGAGCAATTGCATAACGGTTATGTCCATCTATAAGTACATAATGGTCATTGTTTTTCCACAAAATAAGTGGGTCTCGTATGCCTTCTTGCAGAATATTAGTTTCTAATCGTTGTATTTCTTCATCTGAAAGAGGAGCTATAAATTCTTTCAGTTCTTCATAAATATGAATGTTTTCTAATATACTTATTTCTACCTGCGAAACTGCTTTTTTGGTGCTTTTAGGCTGTTTTTGTTCTTCCTTTTTAACTTCTACTTCTTCCGAAGACTGATTTGTTTGTCTTGCCAAAATATCTAAAGCACTTGTTTTTTTGAATGATTTTTTTGCCATTTTATGTATTTTATTGTAGAAGTGTCAAAAGAGAAACCTCTAGTTTTTTTATTTCTTTTTTTGGATAAAATTTATAGGTGTGTCAGATTTGACACCTCTATTATTCTCTAATGTTTTCCTTAGAGGTATCAAGAATGAAAACTCTAGTTTTTATGACAACTAATTTGTCTTATAAAATCAAAAATAGTTTGATGATTTATTCATCTTTTTGTAGAAGTATCATAAGTGATACCTCTACTTTTTTACAGCTTTTTTCTTTCCTTTTATAGGTTTTATATTTAGCTTTTTGAGTAGTTCGTTTGTTAGATTTTGATAATCTTCTGCACCACTAGATTTAGGATTATAATCAAAAATATTTTGTTGAAGGGCTGCTGCTTCTTCTAAAGAAACTGTTTGACGAATACCTGTTTCGAAAACATCATATTGTTCTCTTATCCAGTCGGCTGTATCTCTACGTACTACATAATTTGAGGTTTTAGTCAGAACTAATCCTAAAAGTTCAAGCGATTTATTTGCTCCTTTTTTGAGTTTCTGAATCAAATCTACTACTACTTGCAATCCTTTTGCTGATAGAGAAGAACTCTCTGTAATAATGACAACCTTATCAGCAGCAAAAAGGGCATTCGAAACAAAAACACCTAAAGTTGGAGGATTATCTATCAAAACAAAATCATATTCCTTTTTTTGATTTTCCAAAATAGTACGCAAAGCAAAATGACCAAGTGGATCAGTAGGAAGTTGTAACTCCAAGGAAGCATAATCTAATTCGGAAGGAGTAAGAAATAAATTTTCACTTATTTCATAGACAGGCAAATTTTCATTTCCTTCTGCAATTGCATCATAAATAGTAGTTTCGTTTTCTTCATTCCACCCATTCATAAAAGTTAGATTTGCTTGTGGGTCGTTATCAACTAACAAAACTTTAAAGCCTTTTTGAACAAGTGAAGCTCCTATTTGATGTACTGAGGTTGTTTTTCCAACACCTCCTTTGTGATTGACAAAAGCGATTGTAATTCCGTGTTTCATAGTATTTTTTTAGAGGTATCACAAATGACACACCTAGTAAAGTAGTGATATAATTTGATACAAATGTAAACAAAATTAAGAAAGAATTTATAGAGTTTTCATATTTGACACTTCTACAATTTCTGACCAAGTAAATATATAACCTTTCCCATGTTCTATCGTTTTGTTGGACTCAGCAAAACGATAGAACATATCTGATAGAGCTGTTTTCACACACAATATCTGATTTTGATAATTTTTCCTGATACTATAAAAATGTTCAAAAGTCAGTTCAAAAAATTGTGTATTGTTCATATCTCAACTTTTAAATAATGCAACAATATAGAAATAAAAATAAAGTTACCAAAATAAAAACTCTATTTTCATAAATTATAATTTTAGATTATATTTTGAGTGATTTTTAGGATATAAAAAGCCTCCTTTTAGAGGTTTCACTTATGATACTTCTACAACTTTAGAACTTCACATTCTCAAAAAAAGGATAGGAAAATAAAAATAAAAACTTTGAATTACAAATTACACTATACAATAAAGTTTATTTTCAGTTTCACACCTATTTTGTCGCAATTCGTACCATATCTGTTCTCGATAAAATCAATTTAAATAGTTAAAATACTGATTATTAACTAATTAGCAATAAAAATAGTTTTTTGCTCATCTCAAACCTGTGCTTTTGACACCCATTTTGTTGCAAGTCGTATCGACAAAATTGGTGTGAAACTAAAAACTTGTACCATATCTGTTGCAACAAATATGGTACGAAGATCAAAAAATTGCATCTGTTCTATTCTCGCTAAAAATTCATTTAAATAGTTAAAGTATTGATTATCAATCAATTAACTGTAAATATTGATTTTTACTTGTACCAAATCTGTGGCTTTTAACCCCTATTTTGTCGCAATTCGTACCCTATTTGTTGCAACAAAATTGGTGTGAAGATGGAGAAGTCACACCATATCTGTTCTTGATACATTCCCTTAAACAGTTAAAACACTGATTATTAATCAGTTAGTGATAAAAATAGTTTTTTGCTCATCTCAAACCTGTGCTTTTGACACCCATTTTGTTGCAAGTCGTATCAAATCTATTGCGACAAAATTGGTGTGAAACTAAAAACTTGTACCATATCTGTTCTCGATAAAATCAATTTAAATAGTTAAAACATTGTCTGTCAATTAATTAACTGTAAAAAGTAATTTTTACTCGTACCAAATCTGTTGCTTTTAACCCCTATTTTGTCGCAATAGATTTGGTGTGAAACTGAAAACTTGCATCTTTTCTGTTCTCGATAGAAATCTTTTAAAATAATTAAAACATTGATTATCAATTAGTTAAACCTAAAAGTAGTTTTTTATTCGTACCAAATCTGTGGCTTTTGACACCCATTTTGTTGCAAGTCGTACCATATTTGTTGCAACAGATTTGGTGTGAAGATGAAAACTCGCACCATATCTGTTGTCGATAGAAATCTTTTAAAACAGTTAAAACATTGAATATCAATTAATTAACTGCAAAAAGTAATTTTACTCGTACTAAATCTGTGGCTTTTGACACCAAATATGTTGTAGATAGAAACCTTTTTAAATAGTTAAAATATTGATTATCAATTAGTTAATTACAAATAGTAGTTTTTACTCGTACCAAATCTGTAGCTTTTGACACCCATTTTGTTGCAAGTCGTACCATATTTGTTACAACAGATTTGGTGTGAAGAGAAAAAATCACATCTTTTCTGTTCTCGATAACACTCTTTAACAAATCTATAATCTTTGACACCAATTTTGTTGCAATAAGAAATTAAATGTGTTCTCGATAAGAACATTTTAGGCTTTTATTTTTCAAAAATTTACTCTAAAAAAAAGTTAAAAAACACTCACCCCTTTTTTGTCGTAGTTCACCCCTTTTTTGTCGTAGTTCACCCCTTTTTTGTCGTAGTTATACCCCTTTTTTGTCGTAGTTCACCCCTTTTTTGTCGTAGTTCACCCCTTTTTTGTCGCACAAGAGGTGTATAACTGTCTCATTTTAAGATATTTACAGAGCCTGTAAACCTATAAATGTATTTAATATATAGGTAAAACAACCTAAAGAGTTTGCTGAGGAAAAAAAAGAAAAAAATACTAAGGTTTAACTAAAGTTAGCACCAACTACGACAAAAAAGGGGTGAAAATATATTTTAATACAAAAAGCCAATTGCGACAAAAAAGGGGGCTTTTCTAAAAATCATATTAAAAAAAATATTATATGTAAAAATAATTTACTATATTAGTGTTTTAATAAAAAAACCTTCATAATGAATAAAGACGAGACAAACTATAATATAACTCATCAAGAACTCAGAGAGGAGTTTATGAAAATATACAATGACTTTCCTTTTTCACAAACTATTTGGGGGGGGATTTTGGGTATCTCTACCAATATGTTTCATAAAAAATTTACAACTCCTAGTAAAAAAGGATATGAATACTACCACTTCACACAAGAAGATATAGATAAGGCTAAAAATTATATCAAAGATAAATCGAGAAAATATCTTTAAAATTTAAAATTAATTTGTGACCTCATCACTAATCTTGTAATGGCAAAATCAATAAAAGAACAAGTTAAGAAAGTAACTCGCCACAATGATCTCATTGAAGCGAAGATGGATTTATCGACTATGCAACTGCGTATTTTCTTAGGAACAGTTGTTCAAATAAAAAAAGAGGATGTAAATTTTAAACCTTATCAGATTTTTGTAAAAGACCTTTTAAGCGATTGTAACGTAAAAAGTCATAATTGGTATGAAACCCTTAGAGAAGAAGCTGAAAGTCTCTCAGAAGTAAAATTAAAGCTACCTGTGGAAAATAAAAAAGACTTCTTTTATGCTAGTTTATTCTCTTCAGTAAGATATAGGAGTAATCTTGGTGTACTAGAGCTTTCTTTTGATCCTGCGTTGAAGCCTTATCTACTTCAACTGAAAGGTAATTTTACTACTTATGAACTGCAATATGTATTTCCGATGAAGTCTCAATACTCTATTCGTTTGTATGAATTACTGAAGCAATATGTTACTTTTGGGAAAAGATATTTTACATTAGAAAATCTAAGAGACATACTCTCATTAGAAGATAAATATCCCAACTTTGCAGACTTTAAGAAGCGAGTAATTGAACCTGCTAAAAAAGAGTGTACTAAACATTCAGATATTATTTTTTCCTACAAATCTATAAAACAGGGGCGAAAAGTAGTTGCTCTTGATTTTTTTATCAAAAGAAAAGCTAATTCTAAAGATATTGATACCGAACAAAAAACTATTTCTGTTACGCACTCTGATTTTGTCCAAGAGCTATTAGATGCTGGACTTTCCGAACAGAGGATATCAGAAATACTTAATGAATATAAAAAAGAAGAATATCTCAAATTTGTTTGGGAAAAGACAAAAGCACAAAATCCTAAGAAGTTAGATTCATTTTTTTTAAAAGCCCTCCAAGATGGTTATTATAAAGGCAACTACACAGATTTAGTTACTCAAAAGCAAAAAGAGCAGAAAAAACAGGAGTTTCATAATCAGAGGAAGGCTGTAGAACAAGTACAACAAGAGTTTGATGTACAGTTCAATGTATTTTATGAGCGTTCTGCTGATAGAATAGAAAAAGAAACACTATCTACTCGCCTAGAAGACAGAAAAGAGTTTGAGAGCCTATTACAAGAAAAAATAAAGAAAAATCCAGCATGGCAAGTTTCTTATGATTCATACGTAAATGGAGATATGAGTTTGTTTAGAAATTTTCTTGTTAAAAAGTATGGCAAAGAATACGAATACTCTAAAGAAGCATATAGGCAGTTTATTAGAAAATAGATTGTTTATCATTACCAACACTCTCCAAAATATTTTTTTAAAATAAATTTGAAAAACAAAGTTTGTGTTTTTATCCCCTCCCCTTTTTTGTAAAAAGTCAGATTATAGAACTCTAGTTTCTGACTAAAATAAGTAATCTAAATTTTACTATTTGATAGATTTTTAGCTAAAAATTACCTCCATAAAATATATCTTTTTATTCTCTAAAACTAACTTAAAAATAAATCAAAAAAAATAGAGGTATCAAGAATGACACTTCTACAGAAATTTACTTACAAATCCACCTATTTTAGGACAAAATCTTTCAAAAAAATGACTAGAAAACGATGCGTTTTTGATAAAATATGATGCGAAAAAGCTAAAATATGACCAAAAACGATGAAATTATAGTAAAATAGGATGCGTTTTTTGTAAAATTAAGATGAAAAACGAAGCCTTTTTGATAAAAAAAGCCTGTTTTTAGTATAAAATGTAGTGAAAAAGGCTATTTATTGATATTTCTAGCTATTTTTGAAAGGAAAAATATAGAATCTTGTAGCTGTTTTGTATTGATGATAAAATACTATCAAATTTTAGATAAATGAGGGCTTTTTTTTACAAACTAAAAGTGTAAAAAACGAATCTTATTTTCAGTCCTTTTGCAGCTATAAGATACGTATAAAAAAAATAGAGTTATTAAAATAACAACTCTAAATAATATTTGCTTTTTTTGCTTTAAAAAATGCTGAAATTATAGAGGTGTCAAGAATGAAACTTCTATAAAAATTATGTATCTTGTAATTCATTTAAAAACATTTTTTTTACTCAAAAATTAACGACAATGAAAAAAACACACTCAAATCAGCTTTTTGAAAAACTAGAAAATATCAGAAATGAAATTGAAGGCGTAGAATATTGGTCTGCTAGAGATTTACAAGAACTCTTCAATTATACACAATGGAGAAATTTTGAAAAGGTTATTCAAAAAGCAGCAATATCTATCGAAAACACCTCTGAGAGCTTGGA encodes:
- a CDS encoding replication initiation protein, encoding MAKSIKEQVKKVTRHNDLIEAKMDLSTMQLRIFLGTVVQIKKEDVNFKPYQIFVKDLLSDCNVKSHNWYETLREEAESLSEVKLKLPVENKKDFFYASLFSSVRYRSNLGVLELSFDPALKPYLLQLKGNFTTYELQYVFPMKSQYSIRLYELLKQYVTFGKRYFTLENLRDILSLEDKYPNFADFKKRVIEPAKKECTKHSDIIFSYKSIKQGRKVVALDFFIKRKANSKDIDTEQKTISVTHSDFVQELLDAGLSEQRISEILNEYKKEEYLKFVWEKTKAQNPKKLDSFFLKALQDGYYKGNYTDLVTQKQKEQKKQEFHNQRKAVEQVQQEFDVQFNVFYERSADRIEKETLSTRLEDRKEFESLLQEKIKKNPAWQVSYDSYVNGDMSLFRNFLVKKYGKEYEYSKEAYRQFIRK
- a CDS encoding ParB N-terminal domain-containing protein, whose translation is MAKKSFKKTSALDILARQTNQSSEEVEVKKEEQKQPKSTKKAVSQVEISILENIHIYEELKEFIAPLSDEEIQRLETNILQEGIRDPLILWKNNDHYVLIDGHNRYAIAQKHGLDFPYKTMEFENKAEVEIWMVNNQLGRRNISSVQRRYLLGQKYETEKRMHGTNRFTMLMEEEENKGKTKEKIAQEENISESTVMRAAKLYRAINLLSGQDKAVRNKLLTYETSSKNIEQLTHLLQKKDTSDETKNECRKLILDSPSLEEVIKQVRPLLPKTERKEKQKQLTKEQFEETKKEIAELIQKLQKQTKVQNVATQEIIKQLEKKLKKLRG
- a CDS encoding ParA family protein, whose translation is MKHGITIAFVNHKGGVGKTTSVHQIGASLVQKGFKVLLVDNDPQANLTFMNGWNEENETTIYDAIAEGNENLPVYEISENLFLTPSELDYASLELQLPTDPLGHFALRTILENQKKEYDFVLIDNPPTLGVFVSNALFAADKVVIITESSSLSAKGLQVVVDLIQKLKKGANKSLELLGLVLTKTSNYVVRRDTADWIREQYDVFETGIRQTVSLEEAAALQQNIFDYNPKSSGAEDYQNLTNELLKKLNIKPIKGKKKAVKK